The following are encoded together in the Pedobacter sp. D749 genome:
- a CDS encoding GyrI-like domain-containing protein → MTITNKEIQADYQNRINRVFEFIDENLDADLSLNTIAEIAFFSPFHFHRIFKFITGETLNEYVNRQKIEKSSLALLHKNITTSEIAHRYGFSDNSSYSRAFKKYFGISPKEFKLQNPNRHSKICQLESKNGQEYPDFEKYICIIDNLKKWIKMNAKIEIKEMPKMDLAYVSSIGTQNLESAYQTLMKWATPQGLINEQTKMVTIYHDSFKVTEASKVRRSAAILLNKPVEVNGEIGLTSIQKGKFIVGSFEIGLNEFEKSWTGLFLWMNENGYKKADKKPFEVYHNNFNEHPERKAIVDFCIPIE, encoded by the coding sequence ATGACCATCACAAATAAAGAAATACAGGCCGATTATCAAAATCGAATTAACCGGGTATTTGAATTTATTGATGAAAACCTGGATGCTGATTTGTCATTAAATACAATTGCAGAGATTGCTTTTTTCTCACCTTTCCACTTTCATAGGATTTTCAAATTTATTACAGGTGAAACATTAAACGAATATGTAAACAGACAGAAAATTGAAAAATCATCTTTAGCCCTGTTGCATAAAAATATAACAACATCTGAAATAGCACATCGATACGGTTTCAGTGACAATTCTTCATATTCAAGAGCTTTTAAAAAGTATTTCGGAATAAGTCCAAAAGAATTTAAACTGCAAAATCCGAATAGACATAGCAAGATTTGTCAACTTGAAAGCAAGAACGGACAAGAGTACCCCGATTTTGAAAAATACATTTGCATCATTGATAACCTTAAAAAATGGATAAAAATGAATGCAAAAATTGAAATTAAAGAAATGCCAAAAATGGATTTGGCATATGTATCAAGTATTGGAACACAGAACCTTGAATCTGCTTATCAAACATTAATGAAATGGGCTACACCTCAAGGTTTGATTAATGAGCAAACTAAAATGGTTACAATTTACCACGACAGTTTTAAAGTTACAGAAGCCAGCAAAGTAAGAAGGAGTGCTGCAATCTTACTAAATAAACCAGTTGAAGTAAATGGCGAAATTGGGCTAACTTCAATTCAAAAAGGAAAATTTATTGTAGGCAGTTTTGAAATTGGTCTGAATGAATTCGAAAAATCCTGGACGGGATTATTTTTATGGATGAACGAAAATGGATATAAAAAAGCTGATAAAAAGCCATTTGAGGTTTATCATAACAACTTTAATGAACATCCGGAAAGAAAGGCAATTGTTGATTTTTGCATTCCAATCGAATAG
- a CDS encoding cation diffusion facilitator family transporter has protein sequence MEPLKRSSSAEAIRTTQLGIIISIVLIFVKGISGHLGQSYALIADATESGADVISSGLLWIALKYAQRPPDKGHPYGHGKAEPVAAILIGFFLLAAAGWIAYHSVEFIRTPHDIPKKYTLIVLGIVVLTKEFLFRHVYSIGKRLGSQAVIADAYHHRSDAITSIAAFMGISLAIFLGKGYEGLDDWAALIACLFIIYNAFKIIRPAFEEIMDKAPADELVSAISHIASLHVEVKRVEKCFVRKMGLDYYVDMHIEVDGNINVFHAHSVAHQVKDELLASDLYIKDALIHVEPYDL, from the coding sequence ATGGAGCCTTTAAAAAGAAGCTCATCTGCGGAAGCTATCCGCACCACCCAGTTGGGCATTATCATCAGTATTGTGCTGATTTTTGTCAAAGGGATCTCTGGCCACCTGGGCCAGTCTTATGCACTTATTGCCGATGCCACCGAGTCTGGTGCAGATGTAATCAGTTCAGGGCTGCTCTGGATTGCACTTAAATATGCACAGCGGCCACCTGATAAGGGACATCCATACGGACATGGTAAGGCTGAACCGGTGGCAGCCATCCTTATCGGATTTTTTCTGCTTGCAGCTGCAGGTTGGATCGCCTACCATTCGGTTGAATTCATTCGCACCCCGCATGATATTCCCAAAAAATATACCCTTATTGTACTTGGGATTGTTGTTTTGACCAAAGAGTTCCTCTTTCGCCATGTCTATTCGATTGGCAAGAGATTAGGCAGCCAGGCAGTAATTGCCGATGCCTACCACCATAGGAGTGATGCGATCACTTCAATTGCTGCATTCATGGGAATTTCTTTAGCCATTTTCTTAGGAAAAGGTTATGAAGGTCTTGATGACTGGGCAGCACTGATCGCCTGCCTTTTTATCATCTATAATGCTTTTAAGATCATCCGCCCTGCCTTCGAGGAGATTATGGATAAGGCGCCTGCTGATGAACTCGTTTCGGCAATCAGCCATATTGCTTCTCTGCATGTAGAAGTGAAAAGAGTGGAGAAGTGTTTTGTAAGAAAAATGGGCCTTGACTATTATGTAGATATGCATATCGAGGTGGATGGCAATATCAATGTGTTCCACGCCCATTCGGTCGCCCATCAGGTTAAAGATGAGCTTCTGGCATCAGATCTGTACATCAAAGATGCGCTCATTCATGTTGAACCTTATGATTTATAA
- a CDS encoding SusC/RagA family TonB-linked outer membrane protein yields the protein MKQIYLLVLLVLGSQLLMPRPANAQSPAAVKITLKLQHQNLRTALSSIQKASGIQVVFNEELVLPYHDISVNVSNVSVSSVLTQVLKDTKLKYIAQANKIVILAKQGSEDGSQETSISGQVSDETGKALPGANIKLIELSKHTTTNSSGFFQLAVQPGTYTLEISHVSYETKQIQRVKTGGSPIHIELSGHEHTLENVVVTALGIKREEKSLGYAVTKIDGEEISKTVPGNWVNALSGKVPGLNISRAGAGPGGTVRITLRGQNSLDLDKGEPLIVIDGVPVLSGMVGNNGLSYGATGNTEPPVDYGNALSDINAEDIKDVTVLRGPSAAALYGSRAASGAILITTKNNAERKERLNVTFNSSANLEGVLHYPDFQYEYGAGNTINTYFSYGASPDGPSTNSTRSFGPAFSRQLYYQYDPVTKTRGIEKTPWVADKNYVKDAFVTGVTYNNTLSLTGGDSKNSVRLSYNDVRNKYILPNTGYTFNRLAFSSNSKLKNFQLSTGFNYYHKQSDNLPLSGYNTNSFMYGLMYRSANIPASYYKDYWDVKDVDQNNLLNPSVDNPYFILYENLNTLDQDRIFGNVTATYNLSKKMSLMLRGGIDQNSSFRTTRRPYSSIRFAVGRYQEQTVMMQEQNYDFLYKYDEKLLRDLDLSFSAGGSIFKNKIQNNLITAERLSTPGIYTLGNAKDRPLIVLSPANKEVQSLYALAQFNYKNFLFMDVTGRNDWSSTLPKANNSYFYYSFSGSAIASEIFDLSAFRALSYLKIKGSVSQVGNDTDPYRTGYYLTPSEFGGSYTNPTTLPGGDSLKPEIITNRELGIDIRFFGNRLGFDLTYYNANSSNQILTVPNDPATGFTGRIFNAGLINNRGIELAVNASLLHKKSKLQWKTMLTYSSNRSLVKELAPNVSEIIMATGPRGFVKAIVGGSIGDIYGSGYLRAPNGEIVHDDKGLPLIDTENLKILGSAVPDFKAGIQNQLSYNQFSFSFLFDGQKGGDIYSFSHSVLGGAGKLKSSLPGRYDGIIGEGVVQNADGSYRKNDIVATPGDYYNQKYLRDNAEANIFDASFIKLREVSLEYRFSAKLLKSLGANSASFSLYGRDLLLFTKFPLYDPEIATLNRNRIEPGFETGQFPSTRSFGATLKASF from the coding sequence ATGAAACAAATTTACTTATTAGTGCTTCTGGTTCTTGGAAGTCAGTTACTGATGCCGAGGCCAGCAAATGCACAATCTCCTGCAGCGGTTAAAATCACCCTCAAGCTTCAACATCAAAATTTAAGAACGGCGCTTTCAAGCATACAAAAAGCGTCGGGAATTCAGGTTGTCTTTAATGAGGAGCTGGTTTTACCTTACCATGATATATCCGTTAATGTAAGCAATGTTTCAGTATCATCAGTATTGACCCAGGTTTTAAAAGATACTAAGCTGAAATACATCGCTCAAGCCAACAAGATCGTAATTTTAGCAAAACAAGGAAGCGAAGATGGCAGTCAGGAAACATCTATATCAGGGCAGGTAAGCGATGAAACGGGCAAAGCGCTTCCGGGCGCTAATATTAAGCTAATTGAATTAAGCAAGCATACAACAACAAATAGCAGTGGTTTTTTCCAATTAGCAGTTCAACCTGGAACTTATACATTAGAAATAAGCCATGTTTCTTATGAGACGAAGCAAATACAAAGGGTAAAAACAGGAGGTAGCCCTATTCATATCGAACTATCTGGCCATGAGCATACCTTAGAAAACGTAGTGGTAACCGCGTTGGGTATTAAAAGGGAAGAAAAGAGCCTGGGGTACGCTGTAACCAAAATTGATGGGGAGGAAATTTCGAAAACGGTTCCCGGTAACTGGGTAAATGCCTTATCGGGTAAGGTGCCGGGATTAAACATTAGCCGGGCAGGAGCAGGTCCAGGTGGTACAGTTAGGATAACGTTGCGCGGACAAAACTCATTGGATCTTGATAAAGGAGAACCTTTAATTGTAATCGATGGTGTACCCGTGTTGAGTGGCATGGTGGGAAATAATGGGTTAAGCTATGGAGCAACCGGAAACACTGAGCCTCCGGTTGATTATGGAAATGCCCTGAGTGATATCAATGCCGAAGATATTAAAGACGTAACGGTTTTAAGAGGCCCTTCTGCCGCAGCCTTGTATGGTTCGAGAGCTGCATCAGGTGCGATATTGATCACTACCAAAAATAATGCTGAACGTAAAGAACGGTTGAACGTAACCTTTAATAGCAGTGCTAACCTCGAAGGCGTGTTGCATTATCCTGATTTTCAGTACGAATATGGCGCGGGAAACACCATCAATACTTATTTCTCTTACGGTGCCAGCCCTGACGGACCAAGTACAAATTCTACCCGGTCCTTTGGCCCGGCTTTTTCCAGACAGCTCTACTATCAGTATGATCCGGTAACCAAAACTCGGGGAATAGAAAAAACGCCGTGGGTTGCTGATAAAAACTATGTAAAAGATGCTTTTGTAACAGGCGTTACCTATAACAATACACTCTCGCTAACAGGTGGTGACAGTAAAAATTCAGTAAGGTTATCTTACAACGATGTACGCAACAAGTATATCTTGCCAAATACTGGTTATACCTTCAACAGGCTTGCTTTTTCCAGTAACAGCAAACTCAAAAATTTTCAATTATCTACGGGGTTCAACTATTATCATAAGCAAAGTGATAACTTACCGCTTTCGGGTTATAATACCAATTCCTTTATGTATGGGTTGATGTACCGCTCGGCTAACATTCCTGCTTCCTATTATAAGGATTACTGGGATGTTAAGGATGTGGATCAGAATAACCTGCTTAACCCTTCTGTTGACAATCCCTATTTTATCCTATATGAGAACCTGAACACTTTAGACCAGGACCGAATTTTCGGTAACGTCACAGCAACCTATAATTTAAGTAAAAAAATGAGCTTAATGCTGAGAGGTGGTATCGACCAAAATTCATCATTCAGAACCACCAGAAGACCATACAGCAGTATCCGATTTGCCGTTGGCCGTTACCAGGAGCAAACGGTAATGATGCAGGAACAGAATTATGACTTCCTTTATAAATACGATGAAAAATTACTCCGTGATCTCGACCTTTCTTTCTCGGCAGGAGGTAGTATTTTTAAAAATAAGATCCAAAACAACCTCATCACTGCTGAAAGACTCAGTACTCCCGGAATTTATACGCTTGGTAACGCTAAAGACCGGCCCTTAATTGTGCTCTCACCAGCCAACAAGGAAGTTCAAAGTCTTTATGCCCTGGCTCAGTTTAATTACAAAAACTTTTTGTTCATGGACGTAACCGGTCGTAATGATTGGTCCAGCACCTTGCCAAAAGCCAATAACTCCTACTTTTATTACTCCTTTTCAGGAAGCGCTATAGCCAGTGAAATATTTGATTTGTCTGCCTTTAGGGCATTATCTTACCTAAAGATTAAGGGCTCCGTATCTCAGGTTGGAAATGATACAGACCCTTACCGGACGGGTTATTATTTAACGCCATCAGAATTTGGAGGAAGCTATACCAATCCAACAACCCTGCCTGGTGGTGATAGCCTTAAACCAGAAATTATTACCAACAGGGAATTAGGAATAGACATTCGGTTCTTCGGGAACCGGCTGGGTTTTGATCTTACCTATTACAATGCCAACAGTTCCAATCAGATCCTAACTGTACCCAACGATCCGGCAACGGGTTTTACCGGCAGGATCTTCAATGCCGGATTGATCAATAACAGGGGAATTGAGCTCGCGGTAAATGCCAGCCTGCTTCACAAAAAAAGCAAATTGCAATGGAAAACAATGTTGACCTATTCATCTAACAGAAGCTTGGTTAAGGAACTGGCGCCTAATGTGAGTGAAATTATAATGGCCACCGGACCAAGAGGTTTTGTTAAAGCCATTGTGGGCGGATCTATTGGAGACATTTACGGTTCAGGCTATTTGAGAGCGCCCAATGGTGAGATCGTTCACGATGATAAGGGATTACCTTTGATAGATACTGAAAACCTAAAAATATTGGGTTCAGCGGTGCCCGATTTTAAAGCAGGCATCCAGAACCAACTGAGCTATAACCAATTTAGCTTCTCATTCTTATTTGACGGACAAAAAGGGGGTGACATATATTCCTTTTCTCACTCCGTTTTAGGAGGAGCAGGAAAACTGAAATCATCATTACCAGGAAGATATGATGGAATAATTGGAGAGGGTGTAGTGCAAAATGCAGACGGAAGCTACCGTAAAAATGATATCGTAGCCACACCAGGAGATTATTACAACCAAAAGTACCTCAGGGATAATGCAGAGGCAAACATTTTTGACGCTTCTTTTATCAAACTTCGCGAAGTATCATTGGAGTACAGATTTAGTGCAAAACTACTTAAAAGTTTAGGTGCCAATTCCGCATCATTCAGCCTTTATGGTCGTGATCTCTTACTATTTACCAAATTTCCACTCTATGATCCGGAAATCGCCACTTTAAATAGAAATAGAATTGAACCAGGCTTCGAAACAGGACAATTCCCATCCACCAGGAGTTTTGGCGCTACACTTAAAGCATCATTTTAA
- a CDS encoding alpha/beta fold hydrolase — protein MKKAILIFTFILVSAISTHANRSNEPFTVQVSGKGQAMIFIPGATCSGEEWESTVAHYNKKYECHVFTLAGYAGVPPLNGGPYLSTFKSALINYIRVHKLKNVILVGHSIGGFLALKIAAEMKDALSKVIVIDAMPFYAAAMNPNAQSGFNETQAKTLLAQYNKMNDAQLKAYQLNVAKSLCADSTRWDAIATWGANSDRKTMAYTFTEMMSEDIQDKIASIHVPVLVLAAFKESPQFIGFTREYVSRTFQKQYAKCKTCTIKVSNNARHFIMFDEPNWMLAEMDTFITKL, from the coding sequence ATGAAAAAAGCAATTTTGATTTTTACCTTTATTTTAGTCTCGGCCATTTCTACACATGCGAACCGCTCAAACGAACCATTTACAGTACAGGTAAGTGGCAAAGGGCAAGCCATGATATTTATACCTGGTGCAACCTGCAGTGGTGAGGAATGGGAAAGTACAGTAGCGCATTACAATAAAAAATATGAGTGTCATGTTTTCACGCTCGCAGGATATGCAGGTGTTCCTCCATTAAATGGCGGCCCATATCTTAGCACTTTTAAATCGGCATTAATAAATTATATCAGAGTCCATAAACTCAAAAACGTCATTCTCGTTGGACATTCCATTGGTGGCTTTCTTGCACTCAAAATTGCAGCCGAAATGAAAGATGCATTAAGCAAGGTTATCGTGATTGATGCGATGCCTTTTTATGCTGCAGCGATGAACCCGAATGCCCAAAGTGGTTTTAACGAGACACAGGCAAAAACATTGCTGGCGCAATACAATAAGATGAACGATGCACAGCTCAAAGCCTATCAGTTGAATGTTGCAAAAAGCCTGTGTGCAGATTCAACCAGATGGGATGCGATCGCGACATGGGGTGCAAACTCAGACCGGAAAACAATGGCTTATACTTTTACCGAAATGATGAGCGAGGACATTCAGGATAAAATTGCATCGATACATGTGCCGGTATTGGTACTTGCTGCTTTTAAAGAATCTCCCCAGTTTATTGGCTTTACGCGTGAGTATGTTAGCAGAACCTTTCAAAAGCAGTATGCTAAATGCAAAACCTGTACAATAAAGGTGAGCAATAATGCCAGGCATTTTATCATGTTTGATGAGCCAAACTGGATGTTAGCCGAAATGGATACTTTTATAACCAAATTATAA
- a CDS encoding FecR family protein yields MDSKGINELLERYRKGHCTADEKKALEEWFDARAEKGDWEWSQPEEIITKQRIKRNIDQKLFERKSLWPIMRIAAMLFITLGSLLIFRNDIRDWADPVVILEKTALEGERIKISLPDGSMVWLNGGSKLTYPNRFSKANRQVNLVEGEAYFDISHDPSHPFIVTSKNINTQVLGTAFNIKAYRYLSNLQVAVTRGKVCVSNSTGTRSAVLLPNQQVTVDSQTGVMIQRTVDAQTVISWQHGDLSFNNDRLADVCAVLSKKYRLQFHFKQAEIKDYRVTAGFISNEKISDILSILASANGLSYEQRDRTVTFKKRSR; encoded by the coding sequence ATGGATTCAAAAGGTATTAACGAACTTCTTGAGCGTTACCGAAAGGGACACTGTACAGCTGATGAAAAGAAAGCTTTGGAGGAGTGGTTTGATGCAAGGGCCGAAAAAGGCGATTGGGAATGGAGCCAGCCTGAAGAGATCATCACCAAGCAGCGGATCAAAAGAAACATCGATCAAAAACTGTTTGAACGTAAATCCCTATGGCCAATAATGCGCATTGCAGCCATGTTGTTTATCACGCTGGGCAGTTTACTGATATTCAGAAACGATATTCGCGATTGGGCAGATCCTGTGGTGATTCTGGAAAAAACAGCACTGGAAGGTGAACGCATAAAAATTTCATTGCCTGATGGTTCCATGGTTTGGTTAAACGGCGGAAGTAAGCTAACTTACCCAAATCGTTTTTCTAAAGCAAACCGCCAGGTGAACCTCGTAGAAGGTGAAGCCTATTTTGACATCAGCCATGATCCCTCCCATCCTTTTATCGTTACCTCAAAAAATATTAATACGCAGGTGCTCGGTACCGCATTCAATATAAAAGCCTATCGTTATCTCAGTAACCTGCAGGTTGCAGTAACCCGGGGAAAAGTTTGTGTTTCCAATAGCACAGGAACGCGATCGGCAGTATTACTACCCAATCAGCAGGTCACGGTAGATAGTCAAACTGGTGTTATGATACAACGTACTGTAGACGCTCAAACGGTTATCAGCTGGCAACACGGCGATCTCTCCTTTAATAATGACCGGCTAGCAGACGTGTGTGCCGTGCTGTCCAAAAAATATAGGCTTCAGTTCCATTTCAAGCAAGCAGAAATTAAGGATTATCGCGTAACGGCGGGCTTTATATCAAACGAAAAGATAAGCGATATCCTAAGTATTTTGGCTAGTGCCAATGGCCTTTCTTACGAACAGCGAGACAGAACAGTAACTTTTAAAAAGCGATCCAGGTAA
- a CDS encoding cytochrome b/b6 domain-containing protein encodes MIEKRFNLASRVIHWAIAFAIMFLLLTVFLRLGWMNKDAMGEILREALQNKGIQLSETDAAAIGKEIRKPMWRYHVITGYVLIGLYLIRMGITFIQGIAFKNPFSKQTSPKDKFKSWLYIIFYVLFATSLFTGFMVLNGPKETKEIMEAIHVKSLYYMLSFISLHIGGVLLADIGGEPGIVSKMIRGNFNIKNKDVTQWPDHND; translated from the coding sequence ATGATAGAAAAAAGATTTAATCTGGCCAGCCGTGTGATACACTGGGCCATTGCCTTTGCTATAATGTTCCTGCTTTTAACTGTTTTTTTAAGGCTTGGATGGATGAATAAAGATGCTATGGGAGAGATTTTGAGGGAAGCGCTCCAGAACAAAGGAATTCAGCTTTCAGAAACTGATGCCGCTGCAATCGGGAAAGAAATCCGCAAGCCGATGTGGCGCTATCATGTCATTACCGGGTATGTTTTGATAGGTTTATATTTGATTCGGATGGGCATTACTTTTATTCAGGGAATTGCCTTTAAAAATCCTTTTTCAAAACAGACCTCTCCTAAAGATAAGTTCAAGTCATGGCTCTACATCATTTTTTATGTTCTTTTTGCTACCTCACTCTTTACCGGTTTTATGGTGTTAAACGGCCCGAAGGAAACAAAGGAAATCATGGAGGCCATCCATGTTAAATCGCTTTATTATATGCTTTCCTTCATCAGTCTGCATATCGGTGGTGTTCTTCTTGCTGATATAGGCGGTGAGCCGGGCATAGTGTCAAAAATGATAAGAGGGAATTTTAATATTAAGAATAAGGACGTTACTCAGTGGCCTGATCATAATGATTAA
- a CDS encoding RNA polymerase sigma-70 factor, with product MDMPEAYDDQELFRRLCRGEKDAFDDIYNAYWQKLFLYVVKVIRDKEAAEDIVQEIFISLWSRREEIADQRTLSGYLFTAARFKGINFVQDQLKKGKHEENLISYFNSKQQHSATDVIEAKELDSLINIELEKLPSKMRQVFMLSRREQLSHKEISDRLQISDKTVKKQISNVLKHFRTVLKYDSVFKVCIIFYSIMF from the coding sequence ATGGATATGCCAGAAGCTTACGATGACCAAGAGCTTTTCCGCCGGTTATGCCGTGGTGAAAAGGATGCTTTTGATGATATCTATAATGCCTACTGGCAAAAGTTGTTTCTCTATGTAGTAAAAGTTATCCGCGATAAGGAAGCCGCAGAAGATATTGTTCAGGAAATATTTATTTCCTTGTGGTCAAGAAGGGAAGAAATAGCTGATCAGCGCACGCTTAGTGGTTATCTTTTTACCGCAGCACGTTTTAAAGGGATCAACTTTGTACAGGATCAGCTCAAAAAAGGAAAACATGAGGAAAATTTAATCAGTTACTTCAATTCCAAGCAACAACATTCCGCAACTGATGTAATTGAGGCGAAGGAGCTCGATTCGCTCATTAATATTGAATTGGAAAAGCTTCCTTCCAAAATGCGTCAGGTTTTTATGCTCAGCAGGCGGGAACAGCTTAGTCATAAGGAGATTTCAGATCGGTTGCAGATTTCTGATAAAACCGTGAAAAAGCAGATTAGCAACGTCTTAAAGCATTTCAGGACGGTGCTTAAATATGATTCTGTATTTAAAGTCTGTATTATATTTTATTCAATAATGTTCTAA
- a CDS encoding RNA polymerase sigma factor codes for MPENNRDQQGYFNELVKANHASIYRICRAYLYDISYADDLYQEILFQIWKSIQNFKGKSKVSTWIYRIAVNTAIGFNSKNKRHDYLSISDTFQIPDIEQIPEKMEQEAKLEKLRFCISQLAAQDRIIISLVLEQKSYKEIAEITGASLTNTGVRINRIKERLLNLMENKK; via the coding sequence GTGCCAGAGAACAATCGCGATCAGCAGGGATACTTTAATGAGCTGGTTAAGGCCAATCATGCAAGCATTTACCGGATTTGCAGAGCCTATCTGTACGATATTTCTTATGCAGATGACCTGTATCAGGAAATCCTTTTTCAGATCTGGAAGAGCATTCAGAATTTCAAAGGGAAATCAAAAGTGAGTACCTGGATATACCGGATTGCAGTGAATACTGCCATTGGTTTCAATTCCAAAAACAAGCGCCATGATTATCTGTCCATTTCTGATACTTTCCAAATTCCTGATATTGAACAAATTCCCGAAAAGATGGAACAGGAAGCAAAGCTGGAAAAACTCAGGTTCTGTATAAGTCAGCTTGCTGCTCAGGACCGCATCATCATTTCACTTGTACTCGAACAGAAAAGCTATAAAGAAATCGCCGAGATAACCGGTGCAAGTTTAACCAATACCGGTGTACGGATAAACCGCATTAAAGAACGTTTACTTAACCTCATGGAGAATAAAAAATGA